A window from Purpureocillium takamizusanense chromosome 3, complete sequence encodes these proteins:
- the rps23_1 gene encoding ribosomal protein S23 (COG:J~EggNog:ENOG503P20Z), with protein sequence MAARGLLSARKLCTSRRDQKWSDLNYKKRTLGTSFRSSPFGGSSHAKGIVLEKVGVEAKQPNSAIRKCVRVQLIKNGKKVTAFVPNDGCLNYIDENDEVLLAGFGRKGRAKGDIPGVRFKIVKVSGVSLWSLWREKKEKPRQ encoded by the exons atggccgcccgcggcctgcTCAGCGCGCGCAAGCTGTGCACCAGCCGGCGTGACCAGAAGTGGTCCGACCTCAACTACAAGAAGCGCACGCTGGGCACGTCGTTTcggtcgtcgccgtttggCGGCTCGTCGCACGCAAAGGGCATCGTCCTGGAAaaggtcggcgtcgaggccaagcagCCCAACTCGGCAATCCGAAAGTGCGTCCGCGTGCAGCTCATCAAGAACGGGAAGAAGGTGACGGCTTTCG TTCCAAACGACGGCTGCCTCAACTATATTGACGAAAACGACGAGGTCCTGCTTGCGGGGTTTGGGCGCAAGGGCCGCGCAAAGGGCGATATCCCGGGCGTGCGGTTCAAGATTGTCAAGGTCTCTGGCGTCAGTCTTTGGTCGCTGTggagggagaagaaggagaagccTCGGCAGTGA
- a CDS encoding uncharacterized protein (COG:S~TransMembrane:12 (i117-134o154-173i185-203o209-230i242-264o270-291i348-366o386-408i429-448o460-485i497-515o527-548i)~EggNog:ENOG503NYEZ) produces the protein MSDGDAGPPGTRQPGVPDRTASTEKRPTSDRPETPPAADNEKPPPPPPPPAAREGLLQDAPGEDEESGGGRTSQDSLAPSQSKQHQPPRYAPDGKRIITEEECYDALGYSWPAWKKWMLLSSIFAVQMSMNFNSSVYPSAVEPVSEHFGVSQQAVRAGQCAFLVLYAFGCELWAPWSEEFGRWPILQCSLFLVNIWQILAALAPNFGSIIVARALGGLSSAGGSVTLGMVADLYQPEDQDWAVAFVVLSSVWGTSIGPIVGGPIKKFLPWYWNFWIQLIFGVTVQAVHFFMPESRATILMDREAKRRRTSGEDPDVYGPNEAKSPRISWEEVGVTWVRPFEMFLREPIVLSCSLLSGFSDALIFTFQEGFTPVFKQWGFGTLELAWAFIPINIGYLIAYVSYFPWIIRDSRIRKAKGPDHLAPEHRLKWLLYLAPLETIGLFGFAWTSLGPPQVHWIAPMIFSCLIAIANYGIYMSTISYMLAAYGPYSASATGGNGFARDFLAGVASLYSTPLYTNIAPNGLHLEYASTILACLAFVVTMPVYLIYWKGPWLREKSKFAQSLAADREAKGGHRVAEATKE, from the exons ATGAGCGACGGTGACGCAGGCCCGCCTGGAACTCGCCAGCCCGGCGTTCCTGACCGGACCGCATCGACGGAAAAGCGGCCAACCTCGGATCGTCCCGAAacgccaccggccgccgacaacgaaaagccgccgccgccgccgccgccgcctgcagcgcgcgagggcctgcTCCAGGATGCCcctggcgaggacgaggagtcTGGTGGCGGCAGGACCAGCCAGGACAGCCTGGCCCCGTCACAGAGCAAGCAGCACCAACCCCCCCGGTACGCGCCGGATGGCAAACGCATCATCACCGAGGAAGAATGCTACGACGCCCTGGGGTACTCGTGGCCGGCATGGAAGAAGTGGATGCTCCTGTCGTCCATCTTCGCCGTGCAAATGTCCATGAACTTCAACTCGAGCGTGTACCcgagcgccgtcgagcccgtgAGCGAGCATTTCGGCGTGAGCCAGCAGGCCGTCCGGGCCGGGCAGTGCGCCTTTCTCGTCCTGTACGCCTTTGGGTGCGAGCTCTGGGCGCCGTGGAGCGAGGAGTTTGGCCGGTGGCCGATCCTGCA GTGCTCGCTGTTCCTCGTCAACATCTGGCagatcctcgccgccctggcgccAAACTTTGGCAGCATCATTGTCGCGCGAGCGCTCGGCGGGCTGagctccgccggcggcagcgtcaccCTCGGAATGGTTGCCGACCTGTACCAGCCCGAGGACCAGGACTGGGCTGTGGCCTTTGTCGTCCTGTCGTCCGTCTGGGGCACCTCGATCGgccccatcgtcggcgggcccATCAAGAAGTTCCTGCCGTGGTACTGGAACTTTTGGATCCAGCTCATCTTCGGCGTCACCGTCCAGGCCGTGCACTTCTTCATGCCCGAGAGCCGAGCCACGATCCTCATGGACCGCGAGgcgaagcgccgccgcacatcGGGCGAGGACCCGGACGTGTACGGCCCCAACGAGGCCAAGAGCCCTCGCATCTCGTGGGAGGAGGTTGGCGTCACCTGGGTGCGGCCGTTTGAGATGTTTCTCCGCGAGCCGATTGTCCTGTCCTGCTCCCTCTTGTCGGGCTTCTCGGACGCCCTCATCTTTACGTTCCAGGAGGGCTTCACGCCCGTCTTCAAGCAGTGGGGGTTCGGAACCCTGGAGCTCGCCTGGGCCTTTATCCCGATCAACATTGGCTACCTGATCGCCTACGTCAGCTACTTCCCGTGGATCATCAGGGATAGCAGGATCAGAAAAGCCAAGGGCCCCGACCACCTGGCCCCCGAGCACAGGCTCAAGTGGCTGCTCTACCTCGCGCCCCTGGAGACCATTGGCCTCTTCGGCTTCGCCTGGACGTCGCTCGGCCCCCCGCAGGTGCACTGGATCGCGCCCATGATATTCTCGtgcctcatcgccatcgccaactACGGCATCTACATGTCGACCATCAGCTACATGCTCGCCGCCTACGGCCCGTactcggccagcgcgacgggcggcaacgGCTTCGCGAGAGACttcctggccggcgtcgcctcccTGTACTCGACCCCCCTGTACACCAACATTGCGCCCAACGGCCTGCATCTCGAGTACGCCAGCACCATCCTGGCGTGCCTCGCCTTTGTCGTCACCATGCCCGTCTATCTCATCTACTGGAAGGGCCCATGGTTGCGCGAGAAATCCAAGTTTGCCCAGTCTCTGGCGGCGGACCGCGAGGCTAAGGGGGGCCATCGGGTGGCGGAGGCGACCAAGGAGTAG
- a CDS encoding uncharacterized protein (COG:H~EggNog:ENOG503PAH6~CAZy:GT1): MRILLHSHFPAGHAYPMQAVAQALVSRGHDVVWLTSAGNEARVRATGAAFAPTRALASLDEPLMKRDATGLFDAPGSQLRGRLAAQVADYRAVLAEFRADVLLVDVFPNGARALYDLGEIPVYATLGVIPLYASTAASPVAASGQPPPTSWLGLLANAVLHALHRWAVLPWSVVSVIDQQRAGVGLCGLRYAEPPEFLSYSPHLHIQASSPRLEFFQSAGSPQHRRNTMYVGPLVTKSALDTTNLPSWWPEVVAHGRVVGVTQGTLAMDPTSLILPAIVALRDDPSILLVVVSPHVKDIEARVGRPDNVRFATWMPYSMLLPQLSLLITNGGYGSITQAISHKVPLLCAGQSEDKRDTAARVVWAGVGIDLKTDSPTPERVRAATRQILDDSGYRGRVCAVGDELNGLGGAETACEHLEALARGSTPRVLR, translated from the coding sequence atgcgGATCCTGCTGCACTCCCACTTTCCCGCAGGGCACGCATATCCCatgcaggccgtcgcccaggcccTCGTGTcgcgcggccacgacgtcgtctgGCTCACCTCGGCCGGCAACGAGGCGCGCGTCCGCGCAACCGGCGCAGCCTTCGCCCcgacgcgcgccctcgccagcctcgacgagccgctgATGAAACGAGACGCGACGGGTCTCTTCGACGCCCCCGGGAGCCAGCTTCGCGgacggctggcggcgcaggtggcCGACTACCGCGCGGTGCTGGCCGAGTTTCGCGCAGACGTcttgctcgtcgacgtcttccccaatggcgcgcgcgcgctgtACGACCTGGGCGAGATTCCCGTCTATGCCACTCTGGGCGTCATTCCGCTGTATGCTTcgacggcagcgtcgcccgtggcggcgtctggccagccgccaccaacaTCCTGGCTGGGCTTGCTGGCAAATGCCGTCCTCCATGCGCTGCATCGATGGGCTGTGCTTCCGTGGTCTGTCGTCTCGGTCATCGACCAGCAACGGGCTGGAGTAGGCCTTTGCGGACTGCGGTacgccgagccgcccgagTTCCTCAGCTACAGTCCGCACCTACACATCcaggcatcgtcaccgcggCTCGAGTTCTTCCAGAGCGCCGGTTCGCCGCAGCACCGGCGCAACACAATGTACGTCGGCCCGCTCGTCACCAAAAGTGCACTGGACACTACCAATCTTCCGTCGTGGTGGCCCGAGGTCGTGGCCCATGGCCGTGTTGTTGGCGTCACGCAGGGGACGTTGGCCATGGACCCAACCTCGCTCATCCTTCCGGCAATCGTGGCTTTGCGAGACGATCCGAGCATTTTGCTCGTTGTGGTGTCGCCGCACGTCAAAGACATCGAGGCGCGAGTCGGGCGACCCGACAATGTTCGCTTCGCGACCTGGATGCCATACAGTATGCTCTTGCCCCAGCTGTCTCTGCTCATCACCAACGGCGGCTACGGCAGCATCACGCAAGCGATATCACACAAGGTCCCGCTGCTTTGCGCCGGGCAGTCGGAGGACAAGAgggacacggcggcgcgggtcgTCTGGGCCGGGGTCGGCATTGATCTCAAGACGGACAGCCCGACGCCCGAGCGCGTGAGAGCGGCAACGCGCCagatcctcgacgacagTGGATACCGAGGTAGGGTATGCGCCGTGGGTGATGAGCTCAACGGTCTAGGGGGAGCTGAAACTGCATGTGAGCACCTCGAAGCTCTGGCCAGGGGCTCTACGCCACGTGTTTTGCGGTAA